One stretch of Equus przewalskii isolate Varuska chromosome 9, EquPr2, whole genome shotgun sequence DNA includes these proteins:
- the LOC103544524 gene encoding sialic acid-binding Ig-like lectin 5 isoform X5 has product MSLRVLLLLPVLWRVPMAQNYQLELPESVTVQEGLCVLVACKFSYPWTPFGTPYMFWFRQGMDRNRDPPVATNKPNQKLHESTQGRFFLLGDPQANNCSLSIRDVNMGDSGNYFFHMEKSFTKYSYLDKTFSLNVTALTRRPDIHILGPLESGRPRNLTCSVPWACEQGTPPIFSWTSAAFTSLGPRTLFSSVLTLTPRSQDHSTNLTCQVKFPAAGVTVETTIQLNVTSLMILQNASTLPILEGQAVRLLCVADSNPPAELSWFRGSPALNATPISTRAVLELPRTGTTGGDFTCLARHALGSQNVSVSLSMVYPPQLLGPSCSWEDEGLHCGCSSRAQPAPSLHWRLGERLLEGNSSNASFIITSSSSGPWANSSLSLSWGLSSGLRLSCEASNVHGAQSMTVLLLPGKPEPRAEGVRGAVGGAGIMALLSLCLFLIFRVKTCRKKAAQPVESTDEVSPVESSGSGVSDGTRAPFNNIPGGCPSGRALRYFHIYIQHSRSSTCGHFKLLSNCSDGSASGEISM; this is encoded by the exons ATGTCGCTGCGGGTGCTGCTGTTGCTGCCTGTGCTGTGGAGAG tgccCATGGCTCAGAACTACCAGCTGGAGCTGCCAGAGTCCGTGACAGTGCAGGAGGGCCTGTGTGTCCTCGTGGCCTGCAAATTTTCCTACCCGTGGACTCCCTTTGGAACCCCCTACATGTTTTGGTTCCGGCAAGGGATGGATAGAAACCGTGATCCTCCAGTGGCCACAAACAAACCAAACCAGAAGCTGCACGAGAGCACCCAGGGCCGGTTCTTCCTCCTCGGAGACCCCCAGGCCAACAACTGCTCCCTGAGCATCAGAGACGTCAACATGGGGGACAGTGGGAATTACTTCTTTCATATGGAGAAATCCTTCACAAAATACTCATATCTAGATAAGACATTCTCTCTGAATGTGACAG ccctgaCCCGCAGGCCCGACATCCATATCTTGGGGCCCCTGGAGTCCGGTCGACCCAGAAATCTGAcgtgctctgtgccctgggcctgTGAGCAGGGCACACCCCCCATCTTCTCCTGGACATCAGCTGCCTTCACCTCCCTCGGCCCCAGGACCCTCTTCTCCTCGGTGCTCACCCTCACCCCACGGTCCCAGGACCACAGCACCAACCTCACCTGTCAGGTGAAGTTCCCTGCAGCTGGTGTGACTGTGGAAACAACCATCCAGCTCAACGTTACCT ccctcatgATCCTGCAAAATGCCTCGACTCTTCCCATCCTGGAGGGCCAGGCTGTGCGGCTGCTCTGTGTTGCTGACAGCAACCCCCCTGCAGAGCTGAGCTGGTTCCGGGGGTCCCCAGCCCTGAACGCCACCCCCATCTCCACCAGAGCCGTCCTGGAGCTGCCTCGAACAGGGACTACGGGAGGAGACTTCACCTGCCTCGCTCGGCATGCACTGGGCTCCCAAAATGTCTCTGTGAGCCTCTCCATGGTCT aCCCCCCACAGCTGCTGGGAccctcctgctcctgggaggACGAGGGTCTGCACTGTGGCTGCTCATCCCGAGCACAGCCGGCCCCCTCCCTGCACTGGCGGCTGGGGGAGCGTCTGCTGGAGGGGAACAGCAGCAACGCCTCCTTCATCATCACCTCCAGCTCCTCCGGGCCCTGGGCCAacagctccctgagcctcagctgggGGCTCAGCTCCGGCCTCAGACTCAGCTGTGAGGCCTCGAATGTCCACGGGGCCCAGAGCATGACTGTCCTGCTGCTGCCAG GTAAACCAGAACCCAGGGCCGAGGGGGTCCGAGGAGCAGTCGGGGGAGCTGGCATCATGgccctgctttctctctgcctttttctcatCTTCAG AGTGAAGACCTGCAGGAAGAAGGCAGCTCAGCCAGTGGAGAGCACGGACGAGGTGAGCCCAGTTGAGAGCTCAGGCTCTGGGGTGAGTGATGGGACACGAGCTCCATTTAACAATATCCCTGGTGGATGCCCCTCAGGAAGGGCTCTTAGGTATTTCCATATTTACATCCAACACTCCCGGAGTTCCACGTGTGGTCATTTTAAATTACTGTCCAACTGCTCTGATGGCTCTGCTTCTGGCGAGATAAGTATGTAG
- the LOC103544524 gene encoding sialic acid-binding Ig-like lectin 5 isoform X7 has product MSLRVLLLLPVLWRVPMAQNYQLELPESVTVQEGLCVLVACKFSYPWTPFGTPYMFWFRQGMDRNRDPPVATNKPNQKLHESTQGRFFLLGDPQANNCSLSIRDVNMGDSGNYFFHMEKSFTKYSYLDKTFSLNVTALTRRPDIHILGPLESGRPRNLTCSVPWACEQGTPPIFSWTSAAFTSLGPRTLFSSVLTLTPRSQDHSTNLTCQVKFPAAGVTVETTIQLNVTWMLRLLHPSVPDAPQNMAISISQGNSTALMILQNASTLPILEGQAVRLLCVADSNPPAELSWFRGSPALNATPISTRAVLELPRTGTTGGDFTCLARHALGSQNVSVSLSMVYPPQLLGPSCSWEDEGLHCGCSSRAQPAPSLHWRLGERLLEGNSSNASFIITSSSSGPWANSSLSLSWGLSSGLRLSCEASNVHGAQSMTVLLLPGKPEPRAEGVRGAVGGAGIMALLSLCLFLIFR; this is encoded by the exons ATGTCGCTGCGGGTGCTGCTGTTGCTGCCTGTGCTGTGGAGAG tgccCATGGCTCAGAACTACCAGCTGGAGCTGCCAGAGTCCGTGACAGTGCAGGAGGGCCTGTGTGTCCTCGTGGCCTGCAAATTTTCCTACCCGTGGACTCCCTTTGGAACCCCCTACATGTTTTGGTTCCGGCAAGGGATGGATAGAAACCGTGATCCTCCAGTGGCCACAAACAAACCAAACCAGAAGCTGCACGAGAGCACCCAGGGCCGGTTCTTCCTCCTCGGAGACCCCCAGGCCAACAACTGCTCCCTGAGCATCAGAGACGTCAACATGGGGGACAGTGGGAATTACTTCTTTCATATGGAGAAATCCTTCACAAAATACTCATATCTAGATAAGACATTCTCTCTGAATGTGACAG ccctgaCCCGCAGGCCCGACATCCATATCTTGGGGCCCCTGGAGTCCGGTCGACCCAGAAATCTGAcgtgctctgtgccctgggcctgTGAGCAGGGCACACCCCCCATCTTCTCCTGGACATCAGCTGCCTTCACCTCCCTCGGCCCCAGGACCCTCTTCTCCTCGGTGCTCACCCTCACCCCACGGTCCCAGGACCACAGCACCAACCTCACCTGTCAGGTGAAGTTCCCTGCAGCTGGTGTGACTGTGGAAACAACCATCCAGCTCAACGTTACCT GGATGTTGAGGCTGCTACATCCTTCTGTCCCAGATGCTCCACAGAACATGGCCATCAGCATCTCCCAAGGAAACAGCACAG ccctcatgATCCTGCAAAATGCCTCGACTCTTCCCATCCTGGAGGGCCAGGCTGTGCGGCTGCTCTGTGTTGCTGACAGCAACCCCCCTGCAGAGCTGAGCTGGTTCCGGGGGTCCCCAGCCCTGAACGCCACCCCCATCTCCACCAGAGCCGTCCTGGAGCTGCCTCGAACAGGGACTACGGGAGGAGACTTCACCTGCCTCGCTCGGCATGCACTGGGCTCCCAAAATGTCTCTGTGAGCCTCTCCATGGTCT aCCCCCCACAGCTGCTGGGAccctcctgctcctgggaggACGAGGGTCTGCACTGTGGCTGCTCATCCCGAGCACAGCCGGCCCCCTCCCTGCACTGGCGGCTGGGGGAGCGTCTGCTGGAGGGGAACAGCAGCAACGCCTCCTTCATCATCACCTCCAGCTCCTCCGGGCCCTGGGCCAacagctccctgagcctcagctgggGGCTCAGCTCCGGCCTCAGACTCAGCTGTGAGGCCTCGAATGTCCACGGGGCCCAGAGCATGACTGTCCTGCTGCTGCCAG GTAAACCAGAACCCAGGGCCGAGGGGGTCCGAGGAGCAGTCGGGGGAGCTGGCATCATGgccctgctttctctctgcctttttctcatCTTCAGGTGA
- the LOC103544524 gene encoding sialic acid-binding Ig-like lectin 6 isoform X4, which yields MSLRVLLLLPVLWRVPMAQNYQLELPESVTVQEGLCVLVACKFSYPWTPFGTPYMFWFRQGMDRNRDPPVATNKPNQKLHESTQGRFFLLGDPQANNCSLSIRDVNMGDSGNYFFHMEKSFTKYSYLDKTFSLNVTALTRRPDIHILGPLESGRPRNLTCSVPWACEQGTPPIFSWTSAAFTSLGPRTLFSSVLTLTPRSQDHSTNLTCQVKFPAAGVTVETTIQLNVTYAPQNMAISISQGNSTALMILQNASTLPILEGQAVRLLCVADSNPPAELSWFRGSPALNATPISTRAVLELPRTGTTGGDFTCLARHALGSQNVSVSLSMVYPPQLLGPSCSWEDEGLHCGCSSRAQPAPSLHWRLGERLLEGNSSNASFIITSSSSGPWANSSLSLSWGLSSGLRLSCEASNVHGAQSMTVLLLPGKPEPRAEGVRGAVGGAGIMALLSLCLFLIFRVKTCRKKAAQPVESTDEAHQHQVGTESPTDHPATAGASPISREEEELNYAFLRFHKPQEQKDSNNEYEEVKPHK from the exons ATGTCGCTGCGGGTGCTGCTGTTGCTGCCTGTGCTGTGGAGAG tgccCATGGCTCAGAACTACCAGCTGGAGCTGCCAGAGTCCGTGACAGTGCAGGAGGGCCTGTGTGTCCTCGTGGCCTGCAAATTTTCCTACCCGTGGACTCCCTTTGGAACCCCCTACATGTTTTGGTTCCGGCAAGGGATGGATAGAAACCGTGATCCTCCAGTGGCCACAAACAAACCAAACCAGAAGCTGCACGAGAGCACCCAGGGCCGGTTCTTCCTCCTCGGAGACCCCCAGGCCAACAACTGCTCCCTGAGCATCAGAGACGTCAACATGGGGGACAGTGGGAATTACTTCTTTCATATGGAGAAATCCTTCACAAAATACTCATATCTAGATAAGACATTCTCTCTGAATGTGACAG ccctgaCCCGCAGGCCCGACATCCATATCTTGGGGCCCCTGGAGTCCGGTCGACCCAGAAATCTGAcgtgctctgtgccctgggcctgTGAGCAGGGCACACCCCCCATCTTCTCCTGGACATCAGCTGCCTTCACCTCCCTCGGCCCCAGGACCCTCTTCTCCTCGGTGCTCACCCTCACCCCACGGTCCCAGGACCACAGCACCAACCTCACCTGTCAGGTGAAGTTCCCTGCAGCTGGTGTGACTGTGGAAACAACCATCCAGCTCAACGTTACCT ATGCTCCACAGAACATGGCCATCAGCATCTCCCAAGGAAACAGCACAG ccctcatgATCCTGCAAAATGCCTCGACTCTTCCCATCCTGGAGGGCCAGGCTGTGCGGCTGCTCTGTGTTGCTGACAGCAACCCCCCTGCAGAGCTGAGCTGGTTCCGGGGGTCCCCAGCCCTGAACGCCACCCCCATCTCCACCAGAGCCGTCCTGGAGCTGCCTCGAACAGGGACTACGGGAGGAGACTTCACCTGCCTCGCTCGGCATGCACTGGGCTCCCAAAATGTCTCTGTGAGCCTCTCCATGGTCT aCCCCCCACAGCTGCTGGGAccctcctgctcctgggaggACGAGGGTCTGCACTGTGGCTGCTCATCCCGAGCACAGCCGGCCCCCTCCCTGCACTGGCGGCTGGGGGAGCGTCTGCTGGAGGGGAACAGCAGCAACGCCTCCTTCATCATCACCTCCAGCTCCTCCGGGCCCTGGGCCAacagctccctgagcctcagctgggGGCTCAGCTCCGGCCTCAGACTCAGCTGTGAGGCCTCGAATGTCCACGGGGCCCAGAGCATGACTGTCCTGCTGCTGCCAG GTAAACCAGAACCCAGGGCCGAGGGGGTCCGAGGAGCAGTCGGGGGAGCTGGCATCATGgccctgctttctctctgcctttttctcatCTTCAG AGTGAAGACCTGCAGGAAGAAGGCAGCTCAGCCAGTGGAGAGCACGGACGAG GCACATCAGCACCAGGTTGGGACAGAGTCCCCCACAGACCACCCAGCCACTGCTGGGGCGAGCCCTATctcaagagaggaagaggagctcaACTATGCTTTCCTCAGATTTCACAAGCCTCAGGAACAAAAAGACAGCAACAACGAGTATGAAGAGGTCAAGCCACACAAGTGa